The sequence CCGACGGCGCATCCTGGACGCCACCCTCGTCCTGGCCTCCAGGGGTGGATACGACGCGGTGCAGATGCGCGCCGTCGCCGAACACGCCAACGTCGCCCTCGGCACGTTGTACCGCTACTTCCCCTCCAAGATCCACCTCTTGGTTTCCGCCCTGGCCCGGGAGTTCGAGCGGACGCAGGACAGACTCCGTCGCACCGCCATTCCGGGTGAGACGCCACACGAGAGGACCGCGTTCGTCCTCGGCCGGGTCACCCGCGCCATGCAGCGCGACCCCATGCTGACCGAGGCGATGACCCGGGCGTTCATGTTCGCCGACCCGACCGCAGCCACCGAGGTCAACGCCGTCGCACGGCTCATGGAAGACATGTTCATCCTGGCCATGCGGGAGGGCAAGCCATCGGCGGACGACCGGGCCAAGGCCCGCGTCATCGGCGATGTCTGGCTCTCCAGCCTGGTCGCCTGGGTCACCCGACGGGCCTCGGCCAACGACGTGCACGAGCACCTCGAACTCGCGGCACGCCTACTGCTGCGCTGACCGGAGCGGTGGCCACCCACCGGTGAGCCGCCACCAAGCTGCGGTCGAGGCCGGCCCTGCTTCACCCGACGGCCGACTCGGCCCAGTTCCACTGCCGCGACCAGCAACCTTCCGCGACGTTCTCGAAAAACGCTGCCCGCAGGGCGGCTGGCACCGAAACTCCCTGATCCACGGCTGACAAGTCGACCCGGGATCAATTCCTGGCAATCGATAGATAATCACATTAGGTGCTGGCGCAGTCACGCAGCTTGTCCTACGGTGCTGGGGCGAACGTCGGAGACGCACCAGGGACTCCACGTGGCCCAAACCCGGGTGGGTCAGCGATTTGGTGCGGGAAGGGACTGCGGGGATGACGCGATCGTTGCCCACGGCGGCGCTCCCATTGCTCTCGTCCACGACGCCGCTGTCGACGGCGGCACCGGACGGGCTGAACTCTCCGAGAGTGGGCATGCCGCGTCGGATCCGTCCGTAGGAGGCCGGTCTGGCGATGCCGATGCAGGGTAGTCCGCCGGAAAGAAAGGAGAGCACCCACGATGACCTATCAGCACGACCGGGACCTGCATCTCACCCACAGCCCGGAGCGGGGCTACTGGCACTTCATGCTCTACATCGAACCACCGGCGTACACCGGCGGCGCCATCAATGCCGGCCAGCAGCTCGACACCTCGGCCAGCCGCTACGCGGCCGAATGGCGGGACCGACTCACACCCTGCACTCCGGACGCTCTCCACGTCACCCTGGTCACCCCGGACGAGGCGCCCCAACTCTGGTATCCCTGCGTCTACGACGATCCCGACTCTCCCTCCGCGGTCGCAGGCGACGGCTGCCTGTGCTGGCAGACCTTCCGTGACCCGATCACGTGGCTGCCCGTCGCCGTGCACCACTATCGGACGGTCACCGGCAATCACGAGCACTGGGAGCACTACACCTACGCCCCCCTCTCGCTTCCCGACGGCGAGCAGCTGACCGCGCTCATCATCGACCGTGAGGCCGACATGGTCTGGGCTCGCACCGACCGCGGCACCCTGCACATCCTGCCTGAGAAGCAGACCGCCGGATACAGCGCTGGATACCCGGGCAGCGGGCCTGCCGAGCTCGCCAGGATGATCGAGAAGATCGTCGCCTCCGACGGCTACGACGTGACCCCGGGCACGCCGAACCAACAGCCGGCCGCGACCGTCTTCAGCTGGACCAGCAGTCACGCCGCCGCTCACACGCAGGAACTCACCCTCCAGCAGCTCATGCTCCTGTGCCGCACCGGTGTCGTGGCCTAACCCCCGCTGCGGGGCCGCCTCCGCGCGCCACGGCGACTCTCCGCGGTGGCGGTGGCGGCATCAGTCGTACTCGACGGACGGGTCGATGGCATCGCGCTGCAGCGCCGCGCCGAAGAGCCGCCGGGACTGGTCCGGTCGTGGTGCCACGAAGGCCCCCGTCGCCTCGACCAGCAGGTCACCGGGGCGGGCGGCGGTCGTGATGACGCCGTGTGCGGTGGTCTTCCGACCGTCCACGGCGGTCACGCGGGCAGTCAGGTGCAGCGGAGTCCGCAACGGTATGGGCGCGTGATAGCGGGTCTCGAGCCGGACCGTCATGCCGGCGCTGCCGGTCGCGCTCGCCACATAGCCGAGTAGCTGGTCCAGCAGCTGGGCACTGACTCCGCCGTGGGCGTAGGTGGGTGGCCCCTCGAAGGCCGACCCGAGGGTGCACGCGCCGATCGCCACCCCGTCGACCAGGTCGATGCGAAGTGGTGGCGCCAGGGCACTGCCGACGCCGGTAACCGGGTTGTACATCCGGACTCCGCCCAGCAGGTCGTCGGCGCTGGGAGTCCGCAACCCCTCCCGCTCGTGCACGGCCAGCGGGCGAGCGGCTCGGCGCAGATCGGCGGTTACCTGACGGAGTTCGTCAGCCGGAGCCTCCGTGCGGACCGCCTGCTCGACCAGATCACGTAACGCGTCTCCCAACTCCGCTATGGCCTCCCGCCGGTCCAGCAGGGAGGGGCTGGCGTCCCGCTGCTCCTGCATTGGGTGGTGGCTGCGCCAACGCTCGTGGTTCGACCTACTCATCGTCACCGTCGTGCCCCTCGTTCTCGAACCGTTGACGGTCATCATGACACCGTTCCCGCGCGGCGGTCCGGACCGGCGGCACACGGGGGCGTCGGGTAGAACGTACACCATGATCGATATTGAAATTGAAGTACGTGCATGTGACACCTCCCGACGCCACCTCAGATAAAGTAACGTGTTCTACCATCTGTTGCCGCTGGGCTGGGGGTCCGATGACGACCGTGGTCGAGTACGACGTAGTGGTGGTGGGCGCCGGCGCGGCCGGCATGGTGGGTGCGCTTACCGCAGCGAAACGCGGTCTGCAGACCGTTGTCGTGGAGAAGGCCGACGTCTACGGCGGCTCCACCGCCCGCTCCGGGGCCGGAATCTGGATACCCAACAACGAGGTGCTCCTCGATGCCGGAGTGCCGGACACTCCCACCAAGGCCGCCGAATACCTCGCCGCGGTCGTCGGAGGCCAGGTACCCGCCGCACGTCTAGAGGCGTACCTGTCGGCTGGGCCGGCGATGATCTCCTTCCTGCTGGAGCACACACCGCTGCGGTTCGCCTGGATGGAGGGCTACTCCGACTACTACCCCGAGCTTCCCGGTGGCCTGCCCAACGGTCGGTCGATCGAGCCGCAACCGCTCGACGCCAATCTCCTCGGCGCCGAGTACGCCGCACTGAACGGGCCCTACATGGCCACCCCGCCCGGCACCGTGGTCATGGACGTCGACTACAAGTGGCTGGCCCTCATCGCCCGCCACCCGCGCGGCCTGACGACGGCCACGGACATCGTCCAGCGCTACCTCGCGGCGTGGATCCGGGGGCAGAAGCCGATCACCATGGGCCAGGCGCTCGCCGGTGGGCTGCGAGCCGGCCTGCTCGCCGCCGACGTACCGGTCTGGCTGAACACCCCCCTGACCGAGTTGGTCGTCAGCGAAGGCCGAGTCACCGGGGTACGGGTCGTCCGGGACGGGGAGGAGGTGCTCCTCACCGCCCGGCGCGGCGTCATCGTTGGGTCCGGCGGATTCGAGCACAACGAGTCGATGCGCAAGCAGTACCAAGAGGCTCCCACCGGCACTGACTGGACGGTCGGCGCGGCATCGAACACCGGGGACGGCATCCAGGCATGCGCCGAGGTCGGCGCCGCTCTCGACCTCATGGACAGTGCCTGGTGGGGGCCGATGATCCCGTTGCCGACGGGTCCCTACTTCTGCCTCTCCGAACGCACGCTGCCGGGGAACATCTTCGTGAACCCAGCCGGGGAGCGATTCGTCAACGAGGCCGCCCCCTACGGCGACGTGGTTCGCACCATGTACGCGCAGGACGCCTTTCCGGCTTGGATGATCACGGATCAGCGATACCGCAACCGCTACCTGTTCCGGGATATCCCACCGCTGCTGCCCTATCCGGACGAGTGGTATGACTCCGGTGTCCTGGTCCGGGACTGGACCATCGGGGGCCTGGCCGGCAAGATCGGCGTCCCCCCGGCGGCCCTGAAGGCCACCGTCAAACGCTTCAACACCCTCGCCGGGGCTGGTCATGACACGGACTTCCATCGGGGCGAGAGTGACTACGACCACTACTACGCCGATCCGACCAACAAACCGAACGCATGCCTGGCCGCGCTGGTGCTGCCGCCGTTCTACGCGCTGCGGATTGTTCCAGGTGATCTCGGCACCAACGGAGGCATCCGAACCGACGAGCGAGGCCGGGCGCTACGGTCGGACGACTCGGTCATTCCCGGCCTCTACGCCGCCGGCAACGCCAGCGCGGCCGTCATGGGAAAGGGTTACGCCGGAGCAGGGTCGACGCTCGGTCCAGCGATGACCTTCGGGTACCTGGCCGCGCTGGACATCGCCGAGTCGTCCCACAGATGACGGTCAACCCCGTTTGCCCGACCTCACCCCCTACGCTGGCCATCAGCAGCCGCCGCCTCGCCCGGCCAACCCCTTCCGGTCGACGCCCGGGCGAGCGGACGGCCGCGGACGGCATCGTCGGCGTAACTGTTGGAGGTCGAGGTATAGATGCGCGCTGTCTGGATCACCAAGGCGGGTGGACCCGAGGTCCTTGCGGTACGGGAAACCCCCGATCCGCAACCGGATCGCGGTGAGGTGCGGATCGCGGTCCGCGCCTGCGGGTTGAACTTCGCCGAGGTCATGGCCCGGCAGGGGCTGTACCCGGACGCTCCGAAGCCGCCGTCCGTGGTGGGGTACGAGGTGGCCGGGGTCGTGGACACCGTCGGCGCCGAGGTCACCGGCCTCGAGGTGGGGCAGCGGGTGCTGGCCCTGGTGCGATTCGGTGGCCACGCCGACACCGTTTGCGTGCCCGCTGCACGGGTGCTGCCGATGCCCGATGGCCTCGACTTCATCGAGGGAGCCGCAATACCGGTCAACTACCTGACCGCCTACCACATGCTCTTTCGGGTAGCGAACCTCCGCCCCGAGGCCCGCGTCCTGGTGCACATGGCCGCGGGTGGGGTTGGCACCGCGGTGCTACAGCTGTGCCGCACGGTGCCGGGAGTCGTCACCTTCGGCACCGCCTCGGCGGCCAAACACGACGTGCTCCGCGAGGAGGGCTGCACCCATCCCATCGACTATCGCACTGAGGACTACGTCACGCGCGTACGGGAGCTCACCGGCGGTGAGGGCCTCGACCTGGTGCTGGATTCCCTGGGCGGTCGCGACTGGAAGCGCGGGATGAGCCTGCTCCGGCCGGTTGGGCAGCTGATCGCGTACGGATTCGCCAACCTGTCCACGGGTGAGCGGCGCAGCATTCGCCGGCTTGTCGGTCAGCTCACCGGCGTACCGCTGCTGACGCCGTACGGGATGATGGACCGCAACCACACGGTCAGTGGCGTCAATCTGGGGCACCTGTGGGAGCGCACCGACCTGCTGCGTGAGGAGCTGACCGCGATCCTGAACCTGTGGCGTGACGGTGCGATCAAGCCTCGGATCGACCAGGTGTATCCGTTCGAGGAGGCTGCGGCGGCGCACCGCCGGATCGGCGAACGCCGCAACGTCGGCAAGGTAGTTCTCGTTCCCTGACCATTCCAGGGGGCCGAGCGACACCACGATTGTCAACGGCCGCTGCGGCTGACGCCGCAGCGGCCGTTTTTGGTGACGCCATCGGTGTCGCAGCGGTGCTAAGCTACCAAGCAAGCGCTTGGCAGGAGGAGTTGATGGGGCGGCTGGACGACAAGGTGGCGCTCATCACCGGCGGTGCGCGCGGCATGGGCAAAGCACATGCCCGGCAGTTCGTCGCCGAGGGCGCCCGAGTGGTCATCGGCGACATACTCGACGACCGGGGTGCGGCTGTCGCCGATGGTCTCGGTAATGATCATTGCCGCTACGTGCACCACGATGTCACCAGCGAGCACGAGTGGGCTGCTGCGGTCGCCACCACGCTGGCGGCGTTCGGCCGACTCGACGTGCTGGTCAACAACGCCGGCATCTTCCGGCACGCAGCGATCACCACGATGGATCCGGCCGAGTTCCGACATGTGATCGACGTCAACCTGACGGGCAGTTGGCTCGGCATCCACGCTGCGGCGCCGGCGATGACGACGGTCGGCGGTGGATCGATCGTGAACGTGTCCTCGATCGAGGGGTTCGTCGGCGCGGCCGGCCTCTCGGCCTACAGCGCCACCAAGTTCGGGATCCGCGGCATCACAAGGTCCGCGGCGCAGGAGCTCGGGCCCGCCGGCATCCGGGTCAACTCGGTTCATCCCGGCGGCGTGATGACCTCGATGGCGCTGGCCGCCGCCGAAACCATGCCCGCGGTCGATTCGGATGCATTCCTCAATTCGCTGCCGATCGCCCGCTTCGCCGAGCCGGTGGAGATCTCCCGACTGGTGG comes from Salinispora tropica CNB-440 and encodes:
- the kstR gene encoding cholesterol catabolism transcriptional regulator KstR is translated as MVASRTHTRSPSAGSLTDAEQGSAAQRERRRRILDATLVLASRGGYDAVQMRAVAEHANVALGTLYRYFPSKIHLLVSALAREFERTQDRLRRTAIPGETPHERTAFVLGRVTRAMQRDPMLTEAMTRAFMFADPTAATEVNAVARLMEDMFILAMREGKPSADDRAKARVIGDVWLSSLVAWVTRRASANDVHEHLELAARLLLR
- a CDS encoding synaptic vesicle VAT-1 family membrane protein, which encodes MRAVWITKAGGPEVLAVRETPDPQPDRGEVRIAVRACGLNFAEVMARQGLYPDAPKPPSVVGYEVAGVVDTVGAEVTGLEVGQRVLALVRFGGHADTVCVPAARVLPMPDGLDFIEGAAIPVNYLTAYHMLFRVANLRPEARVLVHMAAGGVGTAVLQLCRTVPGVVTFGTASAAKHDVLREEGCTHPIDYRTEDYVTRVRELTGGEGLDLVLDSLGGRDWKRGMSLLRPVGQLIAYGFANLSTGERRSIRRLVGQLTGVPLLTPYGMMDRNHTVSGVNLGHLWERTDLLREELTAILNLWRDGAIKPRIDQVYPFEEAAAAHRRIGERRNVGKVVLVP
- a CDS encoding glucose 1-dehydrogenase yields the protein MGRLDDKVALITGGARGMGKAHARQFVAEGARVVIGDILDDRGAAVADGLGNDHCRYVHHDVTSEHEWAAAVATTLAAFGRLDVLVNNAGIFRHAAITTMDPAEFRHVIDVNLTGSWLGIHAAAPAMTTVGGGSIVNVSSIEGFVGAAGLSAYSATKFGIRGITRSAAQELGPAGIRVNSVHPGGVMTSMALAAAETMPAVDSDAFLNSLPIARFAEPVEISRLVAFLASDESSYTTGAEFVADGGLLSGPGY
- the kstD gene encoding 3-oxosteroid 1-dehydrogenase encodes the protein MTTVVEYDVVVVGAGAAGMVGALTAAKRGLQTVVVEKADVYGGSTARSGAGIWIPNNEVLLDAGVPDTPTKAAEYLAAVVGGQVPAARLEAYLSAGPAMISFLLEHTPLRFAWMEGYSDYYPELPGGLPNGRSIEPQPLDANLLGAEYAALNGPYMATPPGTVVMDVDYKWLALIARHPRGLTTATDIVQRYLAAWIRGQKPITMGQALAGGLRAGLLAADVPVWLNTPLTELVVSEGRVTGVRVVRDGEEVLLTARRGVIVGSGGFEHNESMRKQYQEAPTGTDWTVGAASNTGDGIQACAEVGAALDLMDSAWWGPMIPLPTGPYFCLSERTLPGNIFVNPAGERFVNEAAPYGDVVRTMYAQDAFPAWMITDQRYRNRYLFRDIPPLLPYPDEWYDSGVLVRDWTIGGLAGKIGVPPAALKATVKRFNTLAGAGHDTDFHRGESDYDHYYADPTNKPNACLAALVLPPFYALRIVPGDLGTNGGIRTDERGRALRSDDSVIPGLYAAGNASAAVMGKGYAGAGSTLGPAMTFGYLAALDIAESSHR
- a CDS encoding PaaI family thioesterase, producing MSRSNHERWRSHHPMQEQRDASPSLLDRREAIAELGDALRDLVEQAVRTEAPADELRQVTADLRRAARPLAVHEREGLRTPSADDLLGGVRMYNPVTGVGSALAPPLRIDLVDGVAIGACTLGSAFEGPPTYAHGGVSAQLLDQLLGYVASATGSAGMTVRLETRYHAPIPLRTPLHLTARVTAVDGRKTTAHGVITTAARPGDLLVEATGAFVAPRPDQSRRLFGAALQRDAIDPSVEYD